The following coding sequences are from one Microbacterium wangchenii window:
- a CDS encoding ABC transporter ATP-binding protein → MSATTVTGTSGEDRSDYTREESRAIRRRSLRLLGSLVSPLKWQLVLAGVVLIVSTALRVAGPALVGYGITTALPAVVDRMDWMPAILVVAVYLVTGIAGAALIGWYAVVAARLTQAIMFDLRKRIFLHTQRLSLEFHESYTSGRIISRQTSDLDTIRELLDGGLNELVSGLLYGGFTLIALLLLDWQSGVILLVMGVPLFLLMRWFYLRSQVVYRESRVISAKVIVKFVETMTGIRAVKAFRKEPRNDEEFGALASDYRDINMRSIRLFGTFEPGLMAVASVTLGVVVLWGGLRVLDGALALGFLLSAVLYVRNFFAPMQEVAFFLNSYQSATAALEKVSGVLEEQPTVPDPTSPIDLWKARGHVRFEDVVFGYSGDRVILPDFSLDIPAGQTIALVGTTGAGKSTLAKLVARFYDPTSGRVTLDGVDLRALHPKDLRRAIVMVTQEAYLFSGTVADNIALGKPDATLEEIKAAARAVGAHEFIEALPDGYGTDVNKRGGRVSAGQRQLISFARAFLADPAVLILDEATASLDIPSERLIQDALQTLLSDRTAIIIAHRLSTVAIADRVLVMEHGRIIEDDEPDTLIAGTGRFAQLHAAWRESLV, encoded by the coding sequence ATGAGCGCGACGACCGTCACCGGCACGAGCGGCGAAGACCGCTCCGACTACACGCGCGAGGAGAGCCGCGCCATCCGCCGCCGCTCGCTGCGGCTGCTCGGCTCCCTGGTGTCGCCGCTGAAGTGGCAGCTCGTGCTCGCCGGCGTCGTGCTGATCGTCTCCACCGCGCTGCGCGTGGCGGGGCCCGCCCTCGTCGGCTACGGCATCACCACGGCTCTGCCCGCCGTGGTGGACCGCATGGACTGGATGCCGGCGATCCTCGTCGTCGCCGTCTACCTGGTCACCGGCATCGCGGGGGCGGCGCTCATCGGCTGGTACGCCGTCGTGGCCGCGCGCCTCACGCAGGCGATCATGTTCGACCTGCGCAAGCGCATCTTCCTGCACACGCAGCGGCTGAGCCTGGAGTTCCACGAGTCGTACACGTCGGGGCGCATCATCTCGCGTCAGACCAGCGACCTCGACACGATCCGCGAACTGCTCGACGGTGGGCTGAACGAGCTGGTCTCCGGGCTGCTGTACGGCGGGTTCACCCTCATCGCGCTGCTGCTGCTGGACTGGCAGTCCGGCGTCATCCTCCTGGTCATGGGCGTACCGCTGTTCCTGCTCATGCGGTGGTTCTACCTGCGCTCGCAGGTGGTCTACCGCGAGTCGCGCGTGATCAGCGCGAAGGTGATCGTGAAGTTCGTCGAGACGATGACCGGCATCCGCGCCGTCAAGGCGTTCCGCAAGGAACCGCGCAACGACGAGGAGTTCGGTGCGCTCGCGAGCGACTACCGCGACATCAACATGCGCTCGATCCGCCTGTTCGGCACGTTCGAGCCCGGCCTGATGGCCGTCGCATCGGTGACCCTCGGCGTCGTCGTGCTGTGGGGCGGGCTGCGTGTGCTCGACGGCGCGCTGGCGCTCGGATTCCTGCTGTCGGCCGTGCTGTACGTGCGCAACTTCTTCGCGCCCATGCAGGAGGTGGCGTTCTTCCTGAACTCCTACCAGTCGGCCACCGCGGCGCTGGAGAAGGTCTCCGGCGTGCTCGAGGAGCAGCCGACCGTGCCCGACCCGACGTCGCCGATCGACCTGTGGAAGGCGCGCGGACACGTCCGGTTCGAAGACGTCGTGTTCGGTTACTCCGGCGACCGCGTCATCCTGCCCGACTTCTCCCTCGACATCCCGGCCGGGCAGACGATCGCGCTCGTCGGCACGACGGGCGCGGGCAAGTCGACGCTCGCCAAGCTCGTCGCGCGCTTCTACGACCCCACGTCGGGACGCGTGACGCTGGATGGCGTGGACCTGCGGGCGCTGCATCCGAAGGACCTGCGCCGCGCGATCGTGATGGTCACCCAGGAGGCGTACCTGTTCAGCGGCACGGTCGCCGACAACATCGCCCTCGGCAAGCCCGACGCGACGCTGGAGGAGATCAAGGCCGCGGCCCGCGCAGTCGGCGCGCACGAGTTCATCGAGGCGCTGCCCGACGGGTACGGCACCGACGTCAACAAGCGCGGTGGGCGCGTGTCGGCGGGGCAGCGGCAGCTGATCTCGTTCGCGCGGGCGTTCCTCGCCGACCCGGCCGTGCTGATCCTCGACGAGGCGACTGCGTCGCTGGACATCCCGAGCGAGCGCCTCATCCAGGACGCCCTGCAGACGCTGCTGTCCGACCGCACCGCGATCATCATCGCCCACCGTCTGTCGACGGTCGCGATCGCCGACCGCGTGCTCGTGATGGAGCACGGTCGCATCATCGAGGACGACGAGCCCGACACGCTCATCGCGGGCACCGGTCGCTTCGCGCAGCTGCACGCCGCGTGGCGCGAGTCTCTCGTCTGA
- a CDS encoding DNA-3-methyladenine glycosylase 2 family protein, protein MGTGMTFDERYRVIQSRDRRFDGQFVTAVRTTGIYCRPSCPARTPKPAHVTFFATSAAAHEAGFRACRRCLPEAAPGSPEWNVRGDVTARAMRLIAEGVVDREGVPGLARRLGYSSRHLTRLLTAELGAGPLALSRAHRAHTARMLLVGTDLPAADVAFSAGFSSVRQFNETVGEVFGMPPLQLRARRRSTDSVGGAIDLVLPHRGPLDADGLFAWMAARALPGVETADAAHFARALRLPGGPGWFALRVDEVGRVRLRARLARLSDLSTLVTRARRLFDLDADPVAIDDALAQHPELAPLVAKTPGIRVPGAADPHEMLIRAMVGQQITVAAARTALSALADALGERVADVEGTSVLFPTMAAIAEHGSEVLRGPAARIRAITGAAAALASGDLVLTSGDDRAGQRAALLAMPGIGPWTADYVRMRVLADPDVLLPGDVAARAGAAAAGLPADPAGLTAWSARVAPWRTYLTAHLWRAAPVRPTRAQNSGRTAVRRLREAPEVPDLLNSEQPSRLPTSAGADTEEVLA, encoded by the coding sequence ATGGGCACCGGAATGACCTTCGACGAGCGGTATCGCGTCATCCAGTCGCGCGACCGCCGCTTCGACGGTCAGTTCGTCACCGCCGTCCGCACGACCGGCATCTACTGCCGGCCGAGCTGCCCGGCGCGCACCCCGAAGCCCGCGCATGTCACGTTCTTCGCGACGTCGGCCGCCGCGCACGAGGCCGGGTTCCGCGCCTGCCGGCGCTGCCTGCCGGAGGCGGCGCCGGGTTCGCCGGAGTGGAACGTGCGCGGCGACGTCACCGCTCGTGCGATGCGTCTCATCGCCGAGGGGGTCGTCGACCGCGAAGGCGTGCCGGGCCTCGCTCGGCGTCTCGGATACTCCTCGCGGCACCTCACGCGGCTGCTCACGGCGGAGCTCGGCGCAGGCCCGCTCGCCCTCAGTCGCGCGCACCGCGCGCACACCGCGCGCATGCTGCTGGTGGGCACCGATCTGCCCGCCGCCGACGTCGCGTTCTCTGCGGGGTTCTCCAGCGTCCGCCAGTTCAACGAGACCGTCGGGGAGGTGTTCGGCATGCCGCCGCTGCAGCTGCGCGCCCGCCGCCGGTCGACCGACTCTGTGGGCGGGGCGATCGATCTCGTCCTCCCGCACCGCGGTCCGCTGGATGCCGACGGGCTGTTCGCGTGGATGGCGGCGCGCGCCCTGCCCGGCGTCGAGACGGCGGATGCTGCGCACTTCGCCCGCGCGCTGCGCCTTCCCGGCGGCCCGGGCTGGTTCGCGCTGCGGGTGGACGAGGTCGGACGTGTGCGGCTGCGCGCACGCCTGGCCCGCCTGTCCGACCTCTCGACGCTGGTGACCCGGGCCCGTCGGCTGTTCGATCTCGACGCCGACCCGGTCGCGATCGATGACGCGCTCGCGCAGCATCCCGAGCTCGCCCCGCTCGTAGCGAAGACCCCCGGCATCCGGGTTCCGGGAGCGGCCGATCCGCACGAGATGCTCATCCGCGCCATGGTCGGGCAGCAGATCACCGTGGCTGCCGCCCGTACAGCGCTGAGCGCGCTCGCCGACGCCCTGGGTGAGCGGGTCGCCGATGTGGAGGGCACCTCGGTGCTGTTCCCGACGATGGCGGCGATCGCCGAACACGGCTCCGAGGTGCTGCGCGGACCCGCGGCCCGCATCCGCGCGATCACCGGCGCGGCCGCCGCGCTCGCCTCAGGGGATCTCGTCCTCACCAGCGGCGACGACCGTGCCGGGCAGCGCGCGGCGCTGCTCGCGATGCCCGGCATCGGCCCCTGGACGGCGGACTACGTGCGCATGCGCGTGCTGGCAGACCCCGACGTGCTGCTGCCCGGCGACGTCGCCGCCCGCGCGGGCGCCGCCGCCGCGGGGCTCCCCGCCGATCCGGCCGGACTCACGGCGTGGTCGGCGCGGGTCGCACCGTGGCGCACGTACCTCACCGCCCACCTGTGGCGCGCGGCGCCGGTCCGCCCGACTCGTGCGCAGAACTCAGGAAGAACCGCCGTCCGGCGGCTCCGGGAGGCGCCGGAGGTGCCGGATCTCCTGAATTCCGAACAACCGTCCCGGCTGCCCACGTCCGCCGGAGCCGATACCGAGGAGGTCCTCGCATGA
- a CDS encoding endonuclease domain-containing protein has product MQDLAAWLRGQGGIAHRETALDAGFSPARLRAAVGPHTGITRVRRVWLALPEAPPAELTAARMGGRIACVSVARRRGWWLTDDAAGRMHLALRPHARSDGLSGFDGVVHWAAPIAPVSAYALEESVEDALAHVASCLPRADALAVWESAVRIEKLHVEALARVRWSTRDAAWCASRVTGLSDSGLETFFTYRLSPWGVLFRQQVVLAGRPVDVLIGERLVVQVDGHRFHSSSADRTRDVAHDAELRLRGYTVLRFTYAQIMHDWPAVARTVARAIAAGAHLAA; this is encoded by the coding sequence ATGCAGGATCTGGCGGCGTGGCTGCGCGGGCAGGGCGGCATCGCGCACCGCGAGACGGCGCTGGATGCGGGATTCTCCCCCGCCCGGCTGCGCGCCGCGGTGGGCCCGCACACCGGCATCACCCGCGTGCGACGCGTGTGGCTCGCCCTGCCCGAGGCGCCGCCGGCTGAGCTGACGGCGGCTCGGATGGGTGGACGGATCGCGTGCGTCTCGGTCGCCCGGCGCCGGGGCTGGTGGCTGACCGACGACGCGGCCGGAAGGATGCACCTGGCCCTGCGTCCCCACGCCAGGTCCGACGGCCTCAGCGGATTCGACGGCGTGGTGCACTGGGCGGCGCCCATCGCACCGGTGTCGGCCTACGCCCTGGAGGAGTCGGTGGAGGACGCCCTCGCCCACGTGGCATCCTGCCTTCCCCGTGCTGATGCCCTGGCCGTGTGGGAATCGGCGGTGCGGATCGAGAAGCTGCACGTGGAGGCCCTCGCCCGCGTGCGCTGGAGCACGCGGGATGCGGCGTGGTGCGCGAGCCGCGTCACGGGCCTGTCGGACTCCGGGCTGGAGACCTTCTTCACGTACCGGCTGAGCCCGTGGGGCGTCCTGTTCCGCCAGCAGGTGGTCCTCGCGGGGCGTCCGGTCGATGTCCTCATCGGCGAGCGGCTCGTGGTGCAGGTGGACGGGCATCGCTTCCACTCCAGCTCGGCCGACCGCACGCGCGACGTCGCGCATGATGCCGAGCTGCGCCTGCGCGGCTACACCGTGCTGCGCTTCACGTACGCCCAGATCATGCACGACTGGCCCGCGGTGGCGCGCACGGTCGCCCGCGCCATCGCCGCCGGCGCCCACCTGGCCGCCTGA
- a CDS encoding methylated-DNA--[protein]-cysteine S-methyltransferase, which translates to MTTTAIIQTLQTPDGAFTLLADESGHVLASGWTPDADAVVARLPGLRRPARVVEGTTDAATAVRAYYDGDVAAIDDVPVRQFGTVLQNAGWAALRRIRPGDPLTYTGFAAALGQPAAVRAAASICARNAPALFVPCHRVLRTDGSLGGFAWGLPVKRSLLAREAIT; encoded by the coding sequence ATGACCACGACCGCCATCATCCAGACCCTCCAGACCCCCGACGGGGCCTTCACGCTGCTCGCCGACGAGTCCGGTCACGTGCTCGCCTCGGGCTGGACGCCTGACGCCGACGCCGTCGTCGCCCGGCTGCCCGGACTCCGTCGCCCCGCCCGTGTGGTCGAGGGCACGACGGATGCGGCCACCGCCGTCCGCGCCTACTACGACGGGGACGTCGCGGCGATCGACGACGTGCCGGTCCGTCAGTTCGGCACCGTCCTGCAGAACGCCGGCTGGGCGGCCCTCCGCCGCATCCGGCCGGGGGACCCGCTGACCTACACCGGGTTCGCCGCCGCGCTGGGGCAGCCCGCCGCGGTGCGGGCGGCGGCATCCATCTGCGCGCGCAACGCCCCCGCGCTGTTCGTGCCGTGCCACCGGGTCCTGCGCACCGACGGCTCGCTGGGCGGGTTCGCGTGGGGTCTCCCGGTCAAGCGGAGCCTGCTCGCGCGCGAAGCGATCACATGA
- a CDS encoding ABC transporter ATP-binding protein produces MTRSSTPAPSTIRSLARLLPFATPVLGRLSLGAVSALLASLLALGIPLVLEVIVGESGPITSGDPALIAVGAGAILLLGLLEALLVWARRWFVLGPATQVEYELRTEFYSRLQRLPVSFHDRWQSGQLLSRMMQDISVIRRWLAFGLILLIVNLLTILAGSAILFTWHWVLGAIFVVCALPLWIAGYLFEKRYGMLSRQSQDQAGDLATSVEESVHGIRVLKAFGRGRHALHKFARQAETLRETELAKARAVGWIWFWLVLLPDIAFAVCLGAGIVLVQLGQLEVAQLIAFFAMATILRWPVESIGFLFSFLVDARTATDRIFEVFDERNTITDPAEPRTIAEVRGELAFEDAHFRYQDAPAASRDLLDGIDLVLRPGETMALVGLTGSGKTTLTTLPGRLYDVTGGRVTLDGVDVRDLELRELRRHVGMAFEDATLFSASVRDNVLLGREELVPGSPEAEAVLREALEVAQAGFVHDLPEGLDTVIGEEGLSLSGGQRQRLALARAVAARPAVLVLDDPLSALDVDTEALVEEALRRVLADTTALIVAHRPSTVMLADRVALLQGGRITAVGTHSDLLRESEHYRHVISSLEVEALRKAETGRIQTQEEVAR; encoded by the coding sequence ATGACCCGCTCTTCCACCCCCGCCCCCTCCACGATCCGCTCTCTCGCGCGGCTCCTGCCCTTCGCCACGCCGGTTCTCGGGCGCCTGTCGCTGGGCGCGGTCAGCGCGCTCCTGGCGAGCCTCCTGGCACTGGGCATCCCGCTCGTGCTCGAGGTCATCGTCGGCGAGAGCGGGCCGATCACCTCCGGTGACCCCGCCCTCATCGCCGTGGGCGCCGGCGCGATCCTCCTGCTCGGACTGCTCGAGGCGCTCCTGGTGTGGGCGCGCCGCTGGTTCGTGCTCGGACCGGCCACGCAGGTCGAGTACGAGCTGCGCACCGAGTTCTACTCACGTCTGCAGCGCCTCCCGGTCTCCTTCCACGATCGCTGGCAGTCGGGGCAGCTGCTCAGCCGCATGATGCAGGACATCTCCGTCATCCGCCGCTGGTTGGCCTTCGGCCTCATCCTGCTGATCGTGAACCTCCTCACGATCCTCGCCGGCTCGGCCATCCTGTTCACGTGGCACTGGGTGCTCGGCGCCATCTTCGTCGTGTGCGCGCTGCCGCTGTGGATCGCCGGCTACCTCTTCGAGAAGCGCTACGGGATGCTGTCGCGCCAGAGCCAGGACCAGGCCGGTGACCTCGCGACCTCCGTCGAGGAGAGCGTCCACGGCATCCGCGTCCTGAAGGCGTTCGGCCGCGGCCGGCATGCCCTGCACAAGTTCGCCCGCCAGGCCGAGACCCTCCGTGAGACCGAGCTGGCCAAGGCCCGCGCCGTCGGCTGGATCTGGTTCTGGCTCGTACTCCTGCCCGACATTGCCTTCGCGGTGTGCCTGGGCGCGGGCATCGTGCTCGTCCAGCTCGGCCAGCTCGAAGTGGCCCAGCTCATCGCGTTCTTCGCGATGGCGACGATCCTGCGGTGGCCGGTGGAGTCCATCGGGTTCCTGTTCTCGTTCCTCGTCGATGCGCGCACCGCCACCGACCGTATCTTCGAGGTGTTCGACGAGCGCAACACCATCACCGATCCGGCGGAGCCCCGCACGATCGCCGAGGTCCGAGGCGAGCTCGCGTTCGAGGACGCGCACTTCCGGTACCAGGATGCGCCGGCCGCCAGTCGCGACCTCCTCGACGGCATCGACCTCGTGCTGCGGCCGGGGGAGACCATGGCGCTCGTGGGCCTCACCGGCTCGGGCAAGACCACCCTCACGACCCTTCCTGGGCGGCTCTACGACGTCACCGGCGGGCGCGTGACCCTCGACGGCGTGGACGTGCGCGACCTGGAGCTGCGGGAGCTGCGGCGGCACGTGGGCATGGCGTTCGAAGACGCCACGCTCTTCTCCGCCTCCGTGCGCGACAACGTGCTCCTCGGGCGCGAGGAGCTCGTACCCGGCTCTCCCGAGGCCGAGGCGGTGCTGCGCGAGGCGCTCGAGGTCGCTCAGGCCGGCTTCGTCCACGATCTGCCGGAGGGCCTGGACACCGTCATCGGCGAGGAGGGGCTGAGCCTGTCCGGCGGGCAGCGTCAGCGGCTGGCGCTGGCCCGTGCCGTCGCCGCGCGGCCCGCCGTGCTCGTGCTGGACGATCCGCTGTCGGCGCTGGATGTGGACACCGAGGCCCTCGTCGAGGAGGCGCTGCGGCGCGTGCTGGCCGACACCACGGCGCTCATCGTGGCGCACCGTCCCTCGACCGTCATGCTCGCCGACCGCGTCGCGCTGCTCCAGGGCGGCCGCATCACCGCGGTCGGCACGCACTCGGACCTGCTGCGCGAGAGCGAGCACTACCGCCACGTCATCTCGAGCCTCGAGGTGGAGGCCCTCCGCAAGGCCGAGACCGGACGCATCCAGACCCAGGAGGAGGTGGCCCGATGA